A window from Gossypium raimondii isolate GPD5lz chromosome 7, ASM2569854v1, whole genome shotgun sequence encodes these proteins:
- the LOC105793047 gene encoding E3 ubiquitin-protein ligase PUB24, whose translation MDEIEIPQYFICPISLQIMKDPVTAVTGITYDRESIEQWLKTSKHTTCPVTKQALPSDSDLTPNHTLWRLIQAWSAANASNGMDLIPTPKTPVSKSHVVKLIRDFGVPSLYMNALKKMEVLAEDNERKRKCLEEAGVPKAVILLLITCHRQGKISCLEKALRILHLIWTPCSEIKALVNQNCDFIDCLTWILLCETENPVIVTTHVMVILKRVIEVTNSRLLEKLKPEFFKQMLRVVKSKTSQQATKSALHILIQTCQWGRNKSKMMDANAIFELIEFELEKPEKHVTELIINLLAHLCSCADGRAQFLGHAGSIAMVAKRILRVSPATDDRAVQILKSISKYAATKHVLVEMLKVGAVTKLCMVMQADCAAYVKEKARGILRLHSNLWNGSPCIAVYLLTRYQR comes from the coding sequence ATGGATGAAATAGAAATACCTCAATATTTCATCTGTCCAATATCACTGCAAATCATGAAGGACCCTGTTACAGCGGTTACAGGCATCACTTACGACAGGGAAAGCATAGAGCAATGGTTGAAGACTTCAAAGCACACGACCTGCCCCGTTACCAAGCAGGCTTTGCCATCGGATTCTGATTTAACACCCAACCACACGCTGTGGCGGCTGATTCAGGCATGGTCTGCAGCAAATGCAAGTAATGGCATGGATTTAATTCCCACACCCAAAACTCCTGTCAGCAAGAGCCATGTTGTTAAACTCATTCGTGACTTTGGAGTCCCTAGTTTGTATATGAACGCTTTGAAGAAAATGGAAGTCCTTGCCGAGGACAATGAGAGGAAGCGGAAATGTCTGGAGGAAGCAGGTGTCCCGAAGGCTGTGATTTTGTTATTAATCACATGTCACAGACAAGGTAAAATTAGCTGTCTTGAAAAAGCTTTGAGGATTCTGCATCTTATTTGGACACCATGTAGTGAAATCAAGGCTCTTGTAAATCAAAATTGCGATTTCATAGACTGTTTGACATGGATTCTTTTGTGTGAGACCGAGAATCCTGTTATTGTCACGACTCATGTAATGGTAATCTTGAAAAGGGTGATTGAAGTCACTAATTCAAGGTTGTTGGAGAAGTTGAAACCCGAATTCTTCAAACAAATGTTAAGGGTAGTGAAATCCAAAACCTCTCAACAAGCTACCAAATCCGCCTTGCACATCTTGATCCAAACATGTCAATGGGGAAGAAACAAATCCAAAATGATGGACGCCAATGCGATTTTCGAGCTCATCGAATTTGAGCTGGAGAAACCCGAAAAGCATGTGACGGAACTGATCATCAATCTCTTGGCACATCTCTGTTCATGTGCCGATGGAAGAGCTCAATTTCTAGGCCACGCCGGGAGCATAGCCATGGTGGCTAAAAGGATCCTAAGAGTCTCTCCGGCGACAGATGATCGAGCTGTTCAAATACTTAAATCAATCTCCAAATATGCTGCAACAAAACATGTACTTGTAGAGATGTTGAAGGTTGGGGCAGTAACAAAGCTTTGCATGGTAATGCAAGCAGATTGTGCCGCATATGTCAAAGAGAAAGCCAGGGGAATCCTTAGATTACACTCCAACTTATGGAATGGTTCTCCCTGTATTGCTGTTTATCTGTTAACCAGGTACCAAAGGTAA